The following DNA comes from Ornithobacterium rhinotracheale DSM 15997.
TTTAGAGATAAATTAAAAAAAAGTTGCATTGCGAATTGTTAAATGCAACTTTTTTTATTACTTTTAGATTTTTAAACAAAATAACACCGCTATGGACAAGAAAGAAATAAGAGAATTAATCACTTTTGTATCCGAGTCTGGCGTGTCTGAAGTAAAACTTAAGACCGATAAATTCGAGATCGAAATCAAAAATCCACAACAAGCGCCTGTTCAATATCAAGTGGCAAGCCCTGCTCCAGCACCTGTTGCTACGCCAGCTCCTGCGCCACAAGCGGCAGCTCCACAAGTAGCTGCACCAGCTCCGGCATCAGAAGAAGCGGATAATTATTTAACTATAAAATCTCCAATGATTGGAACATTCTACCGCAAGCCAAGTCCAGACAAAGATGTGTTTGTGAATGTGGGAGATACCGTAAAAGCTGGAGATGTAGTTTGTGTGATAGAGGCGATGAAACTCTTCAACGAAATAGAATCTGAAATTCAAGGAAAAATCGTAAAAGTTTTGGCAGAAGACTCTACGCCAGTAGAATATGATCAGCCATTATTTTTAGTAGATCCAAACGCTTAATTTTAGAATTTAATTATGTTTAATAAAATATTAATTGCAAATCGTGGCGAGATTGCGATGCGTATCATTAGAACTTGCAAGGAAATGGGAATTAAAACCGTTGCCGTGTATTCTACCGCAGATGCCGACAGCTTAGCCGTGCGATTTGCCGATGAGGCGGTATGTATAGGGCCGCCCAATTCAAAAGATTCATATCTAAATATTCCAAATATTATCGCAGCGGCAGAAATCACTAATGCCGATGCCATTCACCCAGGATATGGATTCTTGTCAGAAAACGCACATTTCTCAAGAACTTGCCAGAAACATGGTTTTAAATTCATAGGTGCATTGCCAGAGCATATCGAGCGAATGGGAGATAAGGCTACTGCAAAATCTACAATGATAGAGGCAGGAGTTCCCGTAGTGCCGGGTTCAGAAGGGATTTTGGAGTCTGTAGAGGAGGCAAGAGCCACTGCAGAGAAAATTGGCTATCCCGTAATGTTGAAAGCCACTGCAGGTGGGGGAGGAAAAGGGATGCGTGCCGTTTTTGATGAAACAGAATTAGAGAAAGCCTATGAATCTGCCGTGATGGAAGCTACTGCAGCTTTTGGAAATGGCGGAATGTATATGGAAAAACTCATTTTAGAGCCACGCCATATCGAAATTCAAATTGCAGGCGACCAGTATGGGAAAGCTTGCCATTTGTCGGAAAGAGACTGTTCTGTTCAGCGTCGTCACCAGAAATTGGTAGAAGAAACACCGTCTCCTTTCATGACGCCCGAGTTAAGAGAAAAAATGGGAGAAGCTGCTGTGAAAGCTGCTGAGTATATTGGATATGAGGGTGTGGGAACTGTGGAGTTCTTGGTAGACAAGGATAAAAATTTCTACTTTATGGAAATGAATACGCGTATCCAAGTAGAGCATCCAATTACTGAGCAAGTTGTTGATTTTGATTTGGTTAAAGAGCAAATTCTTTTGGCTGCAGGTGAGCGTATTTCTGGTAAGAACTATTTGCCAAAAATGCACAGTATCGAGTGCCGTATCAATGCCGAGGATCCGTATAAAGGATTTAGACCGATTCCTGGGAAAATTAAGCATTTAAATATTCCTGGAGGAAATGGAGTGCGCATCGATACACACATTTATGCAGGTTACCAAATTCCACCAAATTACGATTCTATGGTGGCTAAATTAATTACCACTGCACGCACTCGCGAAGAGGCAATTGCCAAAATGAGCAGAGCCCTAGAAGAGTTTTATATTGATGGAATAAAAACCACTATTCCGTTCCATAGACAATTGATGGACAACCCGCAGTTCCGTGAGGGAAATTATACCACCAAGTTTATGGAAGATTTCCAAATGGATGAAAAATATGCAAACGAAGATTAAATTCGTTTAGCCATATAAAATATGAAAGCCTTAGTTTTTTTACACTAAGGCTTTTTTATTAGACTTCTTTTCGTTGATTAAATAAATACTAAGCAAAATCATTGCACCGCTGAAAATATGCCAAAAATTGAATTTTTCGCCGTCTAAGACGCCCCAGAATACCGCCACAAGCGGCATTAAATACGAAACCGTTGAGG
Coding sequences within:
- the accC gene encoding acetyl-CoA carboxylase biotin carboxylase subunit; the protein is MFNKILIANRGEIAMRIIRTCKEMGIKTVAVYSTADADSLAVRFADEAVCIGPPNSKDSYLNIPNIIAAAEITNADAIHPGYGFLSENAHFSRTCQKHGFKFIGALPEHIERMGDKATAKSTMIEAGVPVVPGSEGILESVEEARATAEKIGYPVMLKATAGGGGKGMRAVFDETELEKAYESAVMEATAAFGNGGMYMEKLILEPRHIEIQIAGDQYGKACHLSERDCSVQRRHQKLVEETPSPFMTPELREKMGEAAVKAAEYIGYEGVGTVEFLVDKDKNFYFMEMNTRIQVEHPITEQVVDFDLVKEQILLAAGERISGKNYLPKMHSIECRINAEDPYKGFRPIPGKIKHLNIPGGNGVRIDTHIYAGYQIPPNYDSMVAKLITTARTREEAIAKMSRALEEFYIDGIKTTIPFHRQLMDNPQFREGNYTTKFMEDFQMDEKYANED
- the accB gene encoding acetyl-CoA carboxylase biotin carboxyl carrier protein, which translates into the protein MDKKEIRELITFVSESGVSEVKLKTDKFEIEIKNPQQAPVQYQVASPAPAPVATPAPAPQAAAPQVAAPAPASEEADNYLTIKSPMIGTFYRKPSPDKDVFVNVGDTVKAGDVVCVIEAMKLFNEIESEIQGKIVKVLAEDSTPVEYDQPLFLVDPNA